One stretch of Lysinibacter cavernae DNA includes these proteins:
- a CDS encoding TMEM175 family protein: MSARYRHTERGLDRLVNFSDAVVAIAITLLVLPLVELAKEASTTDPLTIIENSGYSLLAFAISFVVIGRFWLVHHAFYEGVTGYNTPLLWSNMLWLLSIVFLPFPTALLAEAGTNSPVTNGLYIGTMTITTVAMLLQRASLMRHPELLPSGPDDQHSALQLMLTTATFAVAGVISVLVPDIGVAALFLLLFTGVFRRLIEGKRHHQADPQSPPSQVD; encoded by the coding sequence ATGAGCGCGCGGTATAGACACACCGAACGAGGCCTCGACCGGCTCGTGAATTTCAGTGACGCGGTCGTCGCCATCGCAATCACGCTCCTCGTTCTGCCGCTGGTTGAACTCGCAAAGGAGGCATCCACCACTGACCCGTTGACGATCATCGAGAACAGCGGATATTCGCTCCTCGCCTTTGCCATCAGCTTTGTTGTGATCGGACGATTCTGGCTGGTTCACCACGCATTCTACGAGGGTGTGACAGGGTACAACACTCCCCTGCTCTGGTCGAACATGCTGTGGCTACTCTCGATCGTGTTCCTCCCATTCCCAACCGCGCTGCTTGCCGAGGCTGGTACCAACAGCCCCGTCACCAATGGGCTCTATATCGGAACAATGACGATAACCACTGTTGCGATGCTGCTCCAGCGCGCCTCACTTATGCGACATCCCGAGCTCCTCCCCTCGGGGCCAGACGATCAGCACTCTGCCCTCCAACTGATGCTCACTACCGCAACATTTGCCGTTGCGGGAGTCATCAGTGTTCTGGTTCCTGATATCGGCGTCGCCGCGTTATTCCTCTTGCTGTTCACGGGCGTTTTCCGAAGACTCATCGAAGGAAAACGTCATCATCAGGCTGATCCGCAGAGCCCACCGTCGCAGGTCGATTAG
- a CDS encoding amidase, which translates to MAQLHDLSALDLRDELRSGAVGPVEVSQHFLARIAEHDDGLGAFTTVTPERASERAQHLESHRPADDEYPLLWGMPLADKDLNDRAGVPTGHGSRLGGGIPAQSEQLVHDLDAAGVVSLGKTASPEFGLYGYTESAVAPPTRHPEASHLGVGGSSGGAAAAVAARLLPFAPGSDGGGSVRIPAAATGLVGIKPTRILIPADAAAGPSFTGVVSGPIAHSVADAALLFDGMMAAAGPDRERFGRAAASVQGPLRIAVVTASPWDDSHGVAIDPAGLEALADATKALQQAGHVVLNAGESKMIRYPRLDYPGIFTMAWQRSAAAIPAHTEHELNLLMPVTRELVLRGRAITPEQAAQNDTDLATYGAALREAFSEVDIVLTPALAQSPRPIGAYSDDADVNFAQQVAYSPFTSAINVAGLPAISLPAGRYEVDFSEVPLPMGVQLVGRFGDDATLVSVAAQLERVLALPLG; encoded by the coding sequence ATGGCTCAGCTTCACGATCTCAGCGCACTCGACCTCCGCGACGAACTCAGAAGCGGAGCGGTGGGGCCGGTAGAAGTCAGTCAGCATTTCCTCGCTCGCATCGCCGAGCACGACGACGGCCTTGGCGCGTTCACCACGGTCACCCCGGAACGCGCCAGTGAACGGGCGCAGCATCTTGAGTCACACCGCCCTGCCGACGACGAATACCCCCTGCTCTGGGGCATGCCGCTCGCAGACAAAGACCTCAACGACCGTGCAGGGGTGCCAACGGGTCATGGCTCGCGCCTCGGCGGAGGCATCCCGGCGCAATCGGAGCAACTCGTGCACGACCTCGACGCGGCAGGGGTCGTGAGCCTTGGCAAAACGGCAAGCCCAGAGTTTGGGCTGTACGGCTATACCGAAAGCGCTGTGGCTCCTCCAACGCGGCACCCGGAGGCCAGCCACCTTGGTGTTGGAGGGTCTAGCGGCGGTGCTGCGGCGGCCGTGGCGGCACGGCTCCTTCCCTTCGCCCCTGGCAGCGACGGCGGCGGCTCTGTCCGCATCCCTGCGGCGGCAACGGGGCTCGTGGGCATCAAACCAACACGAATCCTCATCCCAGCCGACGCGGCAGCCGGCCCCTCGTTCACCGGTGTTGTTTCCGGGCCGATTGCGCATTCGGTGGCCGATGCCGCGTTGCTCTTCGATGGGATGATGGCGGCAGCCGGACCAGACCGCGAACGATTTGGTCGCGCGGCAGCATCCGTTCAAGGCCCCCTTCGTATCGCGGTGGTCACGGCCTCCCCGTGGGACGACAGCCACGGCGTTGCCATCGACCCCGCTGGCCTCGAAGCCCTCGCCGATGCAACGAAGGCTCTCCAACAGGCGGGTCACGTAGTGCTCAATGCCGGCGAATCTAAGATGATTCGCTACCCCCGTCTTGACTACCCCGGCATCTTCACGATGGCGTGGCAGCGTTCCGCCGCGGCAATCCCTGCACACACCGAGCACGAGCTCAACCTGCTCATGCCGGTGACAAGAGAACTCGTACTCAGGGGACGCGCTATCACGCCCGAACAGGCGGCACAGAACGACACAGACCTTGCCACCTACGGAGCCGCCCTCCGCGAGGCGTTCTCCGAGGTTGATATTGTCCTCACTCCCGCCCTCGCGCAGAGCCCTCGACCGATCGGCGCCTACTCTGACGATGCCGACGTGAACTTCGCACAACAGGTCGCCTACTCACCGTTTACCTCGGCGATCAACGTTGCGGGCCTCCCCGCAATTTCATTGCCGGCAGGTCGCTACGAAGTCGATTTCAGCGAGGTTCCCCTACCAATGGGGGTGCAACTCGTTGGCAGATTTGGTGACGACGCAACGCTCGTTTCTGTGGCGGCCCAGCTCGAGCGCGTCTTGGCTCTGCCACTCGGCTAG
- a CDS encoding SIP domain-containing protein: protein MTTPIRRAHRTRVLDLPHYLIAGDESSLSEVELGIATLPLCAKGRIFVEVESADQIVLLDAPPRMVVSWFVRESASGALSLPGEKISRAAAAWASEMLVEDHATGVTPGVQAWLVGSERTMDGIREVLSDSVDNASVLSAHSFQL, encoded by the coding sequence ATGACGACCCCCATTCGCAGAGCACACCGCACGAGAGTGCTGGATCTCCCGCACTATCTCATCGCCGGTGACGAATCCTCGCTCAGCGAAGTTGAACTCGGAATCGCCACCCTTCCGCTCTGCGCAAAGGGTCGCATCTTCGTTGAGGTCGAGAGCGCCGATCAAATCGTGTTGCTTGATGCCCCGCCACGCATGGTCGTGAGCTGGTTTGTGCGCGAGTCTGCCTCCGGCGCGCTCTCGCTTCCTGGCGAAAAGATTAGCCGCGCCGCCGCAGCCTGGGCTTCCGAGATGTTGGTTGAAGACCACGCAACGGGCGTTACCCCAGGGGTGCAGGCCTGGTTAGTTGGCAGCGAACGCACGATGGACGGCATCCGTGAGGTGCTGAGCGACAGCGTTGACAACGCCTCAGTGCTCTCTGCTCACTCGTTCCAGCTGTAG
- a CDS encoding ABC transporter permease subunit, with amino-acid sequence MTRFLVVRLLNLLLGLVVASAVIFVTLRILPGDVAAVIAGSQASPARVEAIRESLGLNRPLLVQYWDWVAGLFRLDLGNSVVTGTPVAAEITQKMQVTLPLAGLSLLIGGLIAFPLGILAAIWNRRVLGRLITVVSITAAAVPVVWGGLMLIAIFSGWLGVLPSQGFPIDGWSDPARAFRSLLLPALTIGLIEGAVLLRFVRSATLSALGADHVRTAAARGLTKTKALITHGLPVVGLSLVSILGLQVAALVVGAVVVEQLFNLPGIGRMLVVDVGNRDLSKVQSEILVITAIILVVGTLIDIAHRIIDPRQLQAEAEAGRS; translated from the coding sequence GTGACCCGTTTTTTAGTCGTCCGGCTGCTGAATCTGCTGCTTGGACTGGTAGTGGCGAGCGCGGTGATCTTCGTGACGCTGCGTATCTTGCCAGGCGACGTCGCAGCCGTGATCGCGGGGTCACAGGCCTCACCTGCCAGGGTCGAAGCTATTCGCGAGTCGCTCGGGCTGAATCGCCCGCTGCTTGTGCAGTACTGGGATTGGGTTGCTGGCCTGTTTCGACTTGACCTTGGAAACTCGGTTGTTACCGGCACGCCAGTGGCGGCCGAGATCACGCAGAAGATGCAAGTGACGCTTCCGCTTGCTGGTTTGTCCCTGTTGATTGGCGGGCTTATCGCCTTTCCGCTCGGCATTCTCGCTGCGATCTGGAACCGTCGGGTCCTCGGCAGGCTCATCACCGTTGTGTCCATTACCGCCGCTGCCGTTCCCGTTGTGTGGGGCGGACTCATGCTCATTGCGATTTTTTCTGGCTGGCTCGGGGTCTTGCCGTCACAAGGATTCCCAATTGACGGTTGGTCAGACCCTGCTCGCGCCTTCAGGTCGCTCCTGCTTCCAGCCCTCACTATTGGGCTGATCGAGGGAGCCGTGTTGCTTCGCTTTGTTCGCAGCGCGACCCTCTCCGCACTCGGAGCTGATCACGTTCGCACGGCAGCAGCTCGTGGCCTTACCAAGACAAAGGCCCTCATCACGCACGGACTTCCCGTTGTTGGGCTTTCGCTCGTGTCCATTCTTGGGCTGCAGGTTGCCGCCCTCGTTGTTGGTGCCGTCGTCGTTGAGCAACTGTTCAACCTTCCCGGAATCGGCCGGATGCTCGTTGTCGACGTCGGAAACAGGGACCTCTCAAAGGTGCAGAGCGAAATCTTGGTGATCACCGCCATCATCCTTGTGGTTGGTACCCTGATCGATATCGCCCATCGTATTATTGACCCACGCCAGTTGCAGGCTGAAGCGGAAGCGGGGCGATCATGA
- the rsmI gene encoding 16S rRNA (cytidine(1402)-2'-O)-methyltransferase — translation MIILAATPIGNLGDASRRLIETLESAAVVAAEDTRTTAHLLRALGIENRPKLISLHDHNERERSIELVAEAAESDIVVLSDAGMPTVSDPGYHLVSLAAEQGVRVTAIPGPSAVITALAVSGLPTDRFCFEGFLPRKQGERLRMLGELSGERRTMVFFESPARLAASLADVVTVFGAERRVAVCRELTKMFEEVRRGSAAEVAEWAADGVRGEICVVVEGANTRAVSADEALAQVRSLVASGARLKDAAGEVAEQTGHSKRDLYQAALTKPSA, via the coding sequence GTGATCATTCTTGCGGCGACGCCTATCGGAAATCTTGGCGATGCTTCACGTCGACTCATCGAGACGCTTGAGTCTGCGGCCGTGGTTGCCGCGGAAGACACGAGGACAACCGCGCACCTCCTGAGGGCGCTTGGGATCGAGAATCGGCCGAAGCTCATTAGCCTGCACGACCATAACGAACGAGAACGTTCCATCGAGCTTGTTGCGGAGGCCGCGGAGTCCGACATCGTGGTCCTGAGCGACGCAGGGATGCCAACGGTCTCAGATCCCGGTTACCACCTCGTCTCCCTCGCCGCAGAGCAGGGGGTGCGAGTGACAGCCATCCCGGGGCCGTCTGCGGTTATCACCGCGCTTGCCGTTTCTGGCCTGCCGACCGACCGGTTCTGTTTTGAGGGCTTCTTGCCAAGGAAGCAGGGCGAGCGGCTGCGGATGCTCGGCGAGCTGTCTGGTGAGCGCCGCACCATGGTGTTCTTTGAGTCTCCCGCGAGGCTCGCCGCGTCTCTTGCCGATGTAGTCACCGTTTTTGGTGCTGAGCGTCGAGTTGCCGTCTGTCGTGAGCTCACGAAGATGTTTGAAGAAGTCCGGCGGGGGAGCGCCGCTGAGGTGGCTGAATGGGCGGCCGATGGTGTCCGCGGAGAGATCTGTGTGGTCGTCGAGGGCGCCAATACCAGAGCGGTGAGTGCAGACGAGGCGCTTGCTCAGGTCCGGTCGTTGGTTGCTTCCGGAGCGAGGCTCAAGGATGCTGCCGGTGAGGTCGCGGAGCAGACGGGCCACAGCAAGCGTGACCTGTACCAGGCCGCCCTGACCAAACCGTCGGCGTAG
- a CDS encoding ATP-binding cassette domain-containing protein produces the protein MSDRHPLIVATDLVRDYKLPRTRLTGPVPIRHALRGVSLEVGEGDSVAIIGESGSGKSTLVRILLGLGTPTSGSVLFDGRPVVNNRRDQMMWLRRQSGIVFQDPYASLDPRMTAAQIIAEPLAAQDTPGNHRERVLEVLDQVGLTADSAERYPNEFSGGQRQRIALARAIAHKPRLLIGDEPVSALDVTVRAQILDLLRDLRAELSLTLVIVSHDIGMVQGMSDTVHVMTDGAIVESGPVKSILSTPQHPYTQRLLSSVPTLE, from the coding sequence ATGAGCGACCGTCATCCACTGATCGTGGCGACCGATCTGGTCAGGGACTACAAGCTGCCGCGGACCCGCCTGACAGGGCCGGTCCCAATTCGCCATGCGCTCAGGGGGGTTTCGCTTGAGGTTGGCGAAGGTGACTCCGTTGCGATCATCGGGGAGTCTGGATCGGGCAAGAGCACGCTCGTTCGTATCCTGCTTGGGCTTGGAACCCCAACATCAGGTTCCGTGCTCTTTGACGGGCGACCGGTTGTCAATAACCGCAGAGATCAAATGATGTGGCTGCGCAGACAAAGCGGCATCGTCTTCCAAGACCCGTATGCCTCACTCGACCCGAGGATGACGGCGGCACAGATCATCGCTGAGCCGCTTGCCGCCCAGGACACCCCTGGCAATCATCGTGAGCGGGTGCTGGAGGTGCTTGACCAGGTTGGACTCACGGCTGACAGTGCCGAGCGCTATCCCAACGAGTTCTCTGGTGGGCAGCGCCAGCGCATTGCGCTGGCACGGGCGATTGCCCACAAACCTCGACTACTGATCGGCGATGAGCCGGTGAGCGCTCTTGACGTCACTGTTCGTGCTCAGATCCTTGATCTTCTTCGTGACCTACGCGCGGAGCTCAGCCTCACGCTTGTCATCGTGTCTCACGACATTGGCATGGTGCAGGGGATGAGCGACACGGTGCACGTGATGACCGACGGCGCGATCGTTGAATCGGGGCCGGTGAAGAGCATCCTGAGTACCCCACAGCATCCGTATACTCAGCGACTCCTGAGCTCGGTTCCTACCCTCGAATAA
- a CDS encoding tyrosine-protein phosphatase produces MTDTLDRTVYVDGLYNMRDEGGLRAGSTYLRSGKLYRSDGLHRLTDRGREQLETMNIATVIDLRDDAERLQSPSNVEGLSLTVRPTPIFQGADQVISGPDMTLTEFYTRMLDQYPAHYARVLRTIAHSGDDRVLVHCTAGKDRTGTAIALTQIAVGVVRDDVLNDYALTEKNLAGPWLDSHLEMVKHMGIQPTPAMVQLIGGSPVEAIDQTLKHVDERYGSVIDYLLAAGLTEGDLTALAAVLLAK; encoded by the coding sequence ATGACTGACACGCTTGACCGCACCGTTTATGTTGACGGGCTATACAACATGCGAGACGAAGGTGGCCTGCGTGCCGGCAGCACGTATCTCCGCTCTGGCAAGCTATACCGCTCCGACGGCCTGCACCGGCTCACTGATCGTGGGAGAGAACAACTTGAAACGATGAACATCGCTACGGTTATTGATCTTCGGGATGACGCCGAGCGCCTCCAATCTCCCAGCAACGTGGAAGGGCTCTCACTGACGGTGCGCCCGACGCCAATTTTCCAGGGTGCCGACCAAGTGATCTCTGGGCCCGACATGACGTTGACCGAGTTCTATACTCGAATGCTTGACCAATACCCTGCACACTACGCCCGGGTCCTCCGAACCATCGCTCACTCTGGCGACGACCGCGTGCTGGTGCACTGCACCGCTGGCAAGGACCGAACGGGAACCGCTATCGCACTGACCCAAATCGCGGTTGGGGTCGTTCGCGACGACGTCCTCAACGACTATGCCCTCACCGAGAAGAACCTGGCAGGGCCATGGCTCGACTCGCACCTCGAGATGGTGAAGCACATGGGTATTCAGCCGACGCCTGCCATGGTCCAGCTCATTGGTGGCAGCCCCGTCGAGGCAATCGATCAGACGCTCAAACACGTGGATGAGCGCTACGGGTCAGTCATCGACTACTTGCTTGCGGCTGGGCTCACCGAGGGCGACCTCACCGCGCTCGCTGCGGTGCTGTTGGCCAAGTAG
- a CDS encoding Fe-S oxidoreductase, producing MNRILFNSPLSRLGYWYATLVGLVWGSIWSTGAIQRRNGLFVFTGMPTWTFGRGGSCVGACYLTAQNVSDAVLEHEAVHKTQWQTYGMLFPFFYAAAGFNPLNNRFEIEAGLRKGGYIR from the coding sequence ATGAATCGCATCCTCTTCAATTCGCCGCTCAGCCGACTCGGCTATTGGTACGCGACCCTTGTTGGCCTGGTCTGGGGAAGCATCTGGAGCACCGGCGCAATTCAGCGACGAAACGGTCTCTTTGTGTTCACCGGTATGCCAACATGGACCTTCGGCCGAGGGGGCAGCTGCGTTGGCGCCTGCTACCTGACCGCACAGAATGTGTCCGATGCGGTACTTGAACACGAGGCCGTACACAAAACTCAGTGGCAAACCTACGGCATGCTGTTCCCGTTCTTTTACGCTGCGGCGGGCTTCAACCCGCTCAACAACCGCTTCGAGATTGAAGCTGGCCTTCGCAAAGGCGGGTATATCCGCTAG
- a CDS encoding alpha/beta fold hydrolase, with protein MTDEFSFLPGDAARVGAGRVPNVSRVSTADNTVSALRYGDGRPEVTWLHGAGLNAHTFDPTIIATALPAVSIDLPGHGDSTWRDDADYRPSTIAPSIAAAIAEFAGQGNPQILVGHSLGGLSAAIVAAEHPERVTSLVMIDITPGITPASGSEAVREFIAGQPDFVDVEEIVDRAIRFGIGHDRDVLRRGVFLNTRQRPDGRVIFKHHLAKLASLGQSKGGTPLEAADPGYSPIWEALERISVPVTLVRATAGFVSEDDAEEFIRRVPTASVVTIESGHNVQEHAPVELAAVIRSLA; from the coding sequence ATGACCGATGAGTTTTCGTTTCTCCCCGGCGACGCAGCCCGAGTTGGCGCAGGCAGGGTTCCCAACGTCAGCAGGGTCAGCACAGCTGACAATACGGTGAGCGCGCTGCGGTACGGCGACGGACGTCCAGAGGTGACGTGGCTCCACGGCGCGGGGCTCAACGCCCATACGTTCGACCCGACCATCATCGCGACCGCGCTGCCAGCGGTCAGCATCGATCTGCCTGGTCACGGCGACTCAACGTGGCGTGACGACGCAGATTACCGCCCGTCAACGATTGCCCCTTCGATTGCCGCAGCCATCGCTGAGTTCGCGGGGCAGGGCAATCCGCAGATTCTTGTTGGGCATTCGCTTGGCGGGCTGAGCGCGGCTATTGTCGCGGCCGAACATCCAGAGCGAGTCACCTCGCTCGTCATGATTGACATCACCCCTGGCATCACGCCGGCCTCCGGATCGGAAGCTGTTCGCGAGTTCATTGCGGGTCAACCCGATTTTGTGGATGTTGAGGAAATCGTCGATCGGGCCATTCGTTTTGGCATTGGGCACGATCGGGACGTACTGCGCCGAGGGGTCTTCCTCAACACGCGGCAACGGCCTGATGGGCGGGTGATCTTCAAACATCACCTCGCCAAGCTCGCATCGCTTGGTCAGTCCAAAGGGGGAACACCGTTAGAGGCAGCAGATCCTGGGTACAGCCCGATCTGGGAGGCGCTCGAACGGATCTCGGTTCCGGTGACGCTCGTGCGGGCAACCGCAGGATTTGTCAGCGAGGACGACGCAGAGGAGTTCATCCGGCGCGTTCCAACCGCATCGGTTGTCACAATTGAATCCGGCCACAACGTGCAGGAGCATGCTCCCGTCGAACTCGCAGCAGTCATCCGCTCACTGGCCTAA
- a CDS encoding ABC transporter permease yields MTLTTTRAQGSTPRPGWFRRLVSDARGAASLAVIAVIALTALVSFFWTPYDPAAADAYARWLSPSWAHVLGTDGVGRDIFSRIMVGARVTVLVSVAATALAAAFGTFLAVVGAFGLRWVREPVIILIDVLIAFPTLLIAMMLAASLGGSLAVVIVAVGISNGVNIARVLRPELRQVAGADFVLAARASGVGRGGILLRHILPGVAPVFIVQLSLTAALALLAEAGLSYLGFGAPATTPSWGRMLAETQSYVTVHPLAVIWPGLAITIAVLAFHLLGDALREATDPRLTRYSGIDRTMRQLRTMGGPR; encoded by the coding sequence ATGACCCTCACCACCACGCGTGCGCAAGGCAGCACTCCGCGGCCGGGCTGGTTTCGGCGACTCGTGAGCGATGCACGTGGCGCGGCCTCGCTCGCCGTCATCGCTGTCATAGCCCTCACCGCCCTTGTATCGTTTTTCTGGACCCCATACGACCCGGCCGCGGCCGACGCCTATGCCCGCTGGCTTTCGCCGAGCTGGGCTCATGTGCTCGGAACCGACGGTGTCGGGCGTGACATATTCTCGCGCATCATGGTTGGGGCACGGGTGACGGTGCTTGTTTCCGTCGCCGCTACCGCGTTAGCCGCAGCGTTCGGAACGTTCCTTGCCGTTGTGGGCGCATTCGGGCTCCGCTGGGTGCGCGAGCCCGTGATTATCCTGATTGACGTGCTCATCGCCTTTCCAACGCTGTTGATCGCTATGATGCTCGCCGCGAGCCTCGGCGGGTCGCTCGCCGTTGTGATCGTTGCCGTCGGAATCAGCAACGGGGTCAATATTGCTCGGGTCCTCCGTCCAGAACTTCGTCAGGTCGCAGGGGCCGATTTTGTGCTTGCGGCCAGGGCGAGTGGAGTCGGAAGAGGCGGCATTCTCCTGCGCCACATCCTGCCAGGTGTTGCTCCGGTTTTCATTGTGCAGCTCTCGCTCACCGCAGCGCTCGCGCTGCTCGCAGAGGCAGGGCTCAGCTACCTCGGGTTTGGGGCGCCAGCAACAACCCCCTCCTGGGGGCGGATGCTCGCCGAAACGCAGTCCTACGTTACCGTCCATCCGCTGGCCGTCATCTGGCCTGGACTCGCCATTACCATCGCCGTGCTTGCCTTCCACCTGCTTGGCGATGCGCTTCGCGAAGCGACGGACCCGAGACTGACACGATACTCGGGGATTGACCGCACCATGCGCCAGCTGCGCACGATGGGAGGGCCACGATGA
- a CDS encoding ABC transporter ATP-binding protein: MSLIVHELCVSIGGRQVVSGVSFEVSDGERVGIIGESGSGKSLTALAILGLLPAEAEVGGSILFNGRELVGCSDRELAAIRGDQIGIVFQEPQTALSPLIRLGKQMTESLRIHYTLSRTQAKDAAVELARRVGLPDPESIVRSYPHEVSGGQRQRAAIAAAIAAGPELLIADEPTTALDVTVQKGVLELFRELSDETGSSLVFITHDLAVLKQIADRMIVLDDGAVVESGTVDAVLSNPQHPSTRALVAAALATSWRRPAVGE; this comes from the coding sequence ATGAGTCTTATCGTTCACGAACTGTGTGTCAGCATCGGCGGGCGCCAGGTAGTTTCCGGTGTGAGCTTCGAGGTTTCCGATGGCGAACGCGTTGGCATTATTGGTGAATCCGGTTCCGGAAAATCACTGACCGCGCTTGCAATTCTTGGGCTACTTCCTGCCGAGGCCGAGGTGGGCGGAAGCATCCTGTTCAACGGGCGCGAACTTGTTGGTTGTTCCGATCGAGAGCTTGCGGCGATTCGCGGGGACCAGATCGGCATTGTTTTCCAGGAACCGCAAACGGCGCTGAGCCCCCTTATCCGACTCGGCAAGCAGATGACCGAGTCGTTGCGCATCCACTACACGCTGTCTCGTACGCAAGCGAAGGACGCAGCAGTTGAGCTTGCCAGGCGGGTGGGTTTGCCTGATCCAGAATCCATCGTGCGCTCGTATCCACACGAAGTCTCTGGGGGGCAGCGCCAGCGAGCAGCCATCGCCGCCGCAATCGCGGCCGGACCAGAGCTGCTCATTGCCGATGAACCAACAACTGCCCTCGATGTGACGGTGCAGAAGGGGGTACTTGAACTGTTTCGTGAGCTCAGCGACGAGACAGGGTCGAGTCTTGTCTTCATTACGCACGACCTCGCGGTACTCAAACAGATCGCCGACCGCATGATTGTGCTCGACGACGGCGCCGTTGTTGAGAGCGGCACCGTCGATGCGGTGCTGAGTAACCCGCAGCATCCAAGCACGCGGGCACTTGTTGCAGCGGCACTGGCCACGTCTTGGCGACGACCGGCAGTAGGGGAGTAG
- a CDS encoding ABC transporter substrate-binding protein: protein MSQDNRPAGPGKPAYEKKSRSNRKVLYGILAIIAAAVVFGVAFLVGQSTRAGEEKPGSSASGTPTDGGSLRVGLSLEPTNLDVRKTAGVALDQVLIDNVYQGLVGLDATGDIVPVIASDYTQSDDGLTYTFTLNDDVVFHSGNALSVNDVVWSLTQVTENEDFRGNAELSDVTAITAVDDSTVEITLGQPNSQLLWSLAGRAGLILEEASDVDLATSANGTGPFVVDNWKQGDSLTLKRYNEYWGTPAKLDSIVFRYITDGNAALNAALNGDVDVQTAVFPNLVSQYDTRDDFDVVNADSSEVFTLAYNSGRAPLDNLAVRQAISQAIDTDALIESIEGAGKPLGSPIPSLDPGYTDLTKVNAYDPEHAKQLLAEAGQSNLTLTLTVPNHYEMTPINLLVSQLADVGITLNVQSVEFSTWLEQVYTNKDYDLSYVNHAEARDFGNYANPDYYFNYNNPAVDALYEDSLSATSDDQVDSKLAEASALVAADAPAKWLYNYTPPTAISTKVSGFPTSNTNARLNLVAATVS, encoded by the coding sequence ATGTCTCAAGACAATCGCCCTGCGGGCCCGGGTAAGCCAGCCTACGAGAAGAAGTCGCGTTCAAACCGGAAGGTGCTCTACGGCATCCTCGCGATCATTGCTGCCGCCGTTGTCTTTGGCGTTGCGTTCCTTGTTGGGCAGTCGACACGTGCCGGCGAAGAGAAGCCAGGATCATCTGCTTCTGGGACACCAACAGACGGCGGATCGCTGCGGGTTGGCCTGAGTCTTGAGCCAACCAATCTCGACGTTCGTAAGACAGCAGGCGTTGCGCTTGATCAGGTGCTGATCGATAACGTTTACCAAGGCCTCGTTGGGCTCGACGCAACCGGTGACATTGTCCCCGTTATCGCGAGCGACTACACGCAGTCCGACGACGGACTCACCTACACCTTTACCCTCAACGACGACGTCGTCTTCCACAGCGGCAACGCGCTGAGCGTGAACGATGTTGTGTGGTCGTTGACTCAGGTCACAGAAAACGAAGATTTCCGTGGCAATGCTGAGCTCAGCGATGTCACCGCGATCACGGCCGTTGATGATTCAACGGTAGAAATTACGCTTGGCCAGCCGAATTCGCAGCTGCTCTGGTCCCTTGCCGGACGCGCCGGGCTCATCCTCGAAGAGGCGAGCGACGTTGATCTTGCGACATCTGCCAACGGAACTGGCCCGTTTGTAGTCGACAACTGGAAGCAGGGCGACAGCCTCACGCTCAAGCGTTACAACGAGTACTGGGGTACCCCTGCCAAGCTCGATTCGATTGTGTTCCGCTATATCACCGACGGCAACGCTGCCCTCAATGCAGCGCTTAACGGCGACGTTGACGTGCAGACCGCGGTCTTCCCCAACCTGGTCAGCCAGTACGACACGCGAGACGACTTCGACGTCGTCAACGCCGACAGCTCCGAGGTCTTTACCCTCGCCTACAACAGCGGCAGGGCTCCGCTCGACAACCTTGCCGTGCGCCAGGCAATCAGCCAGGCGATCGACACTGATGCGCTCATCGAGTCCATTGAAGGGGCAGGCAAGCCGCTCGGCAGCCCCATCCCCTCTCTTGACCCCGGCTACACCGATCTCACGAAGGTCAACGCGTACGACCCTGAGCACGCAAAGCAGCTGCTTGCCGAGGCGGGGCAGAGCAACCTCACGCTCACGCTCACCGTGCCGAACCACTACGAGATGACGCCCATCAACTTGCTTGTCTCACAGCTTGCCGATGTTGGCATCACGCTGAATGTGCAGTCGGTCGAGTTCAGCACCTGGCTTGAGCAGGTGTACACCAACAAAGATTACGACCTGAGCTACGTCAACCACGCGGAAGCTCGCGATTTTGGCAACTACGCCAACCCCGACTACTACTTCAACTACAACAATCCAGCGGTTGACGCACTGTACGAAGACTCGCTCAGCGCAACGAGCGACGACCAGGTCGACAGCAAGCTTGCCGAGGCGTCCGCGCTTGTTGCGGCGGATGCGCCAGCCAAGTGGCTCTACAACTACACCCCGCCAACGGCGATCAGTACGAAGGTCTCTGGGTTCCCAACGAGCAACACGAACGCTCGCTTGAACCTGGTTGCGGCTACAGTATCCTAA